TGAACGGAGGGACGGGTAGACGGAACCGGAAGACATCAGACTCTGGTCCCTCCGTCTGATCCCTGTGTAGGGTTGCCACCCAGCAGGCTCTGGTCTCTGCACTGCTCCTCCAGTTGGTGAAGGAGTAGTAGATCGTCACCTCCTTGTTGAAGGCCAGGTTGAGGACCTGCACCGTGCCGATGATGCCCAGCTCAGAGCACAGGACCTGGTCCAGAGAGACCACCTGCTCCACCAGGCGCTGAACGAACCCCAGCTGGGAACCCGTGTTTTCGGGGAAGCAGGGTTTGAAGTAAGGCAGGGAAAGCTCCAGGGACCGGCCTGAGTTCATCTCAGCGCTCATGAGAAGTCTGGAGAAGACGTGGGGGGGGATACGAGGCTCCTCTCCCTTGCTGAACACCTTGACCtgctccagctccagccccaaGGAGTCCACGAAGCGCACCTGGCGGTCTCTGATTCTCTCGTGGACCGAGGGCAAAGACTGGGCCCTGCGTCTCATGATGGGCTGGGTAGGAGGGTCACTGGACAGGTTGCTACTGAACATGGGCTCCTTGGGGGGCGGGGGACGTGGGCTCGGGGGCCGGATCTTGACAGGGGCCTTGGTTTGCTCTGGTTTGGAGTCCAAGATGTCCGTCACTCGGATGGTCTTAGAAGTGGTCTGGCAGGGGGTCAAACTGCTGTGGCCACTGGTGGACTGGCGCTCACCAAGAGACCATGCCCTATCTCTCCCCACCACACCTGGAGACATCGCCTCTGGCCTCCAAGTAGACACTGCCCTCTGCCCCCCTATCATGCATGGAGAGACAGCTCTGGGTTTTCCTTTGATGCATGGAGACACTGTTTTCAGCCTGTCGTTGCCATGAGACGATGTCCGCTCCTTCTCCTCCCCAACGACACCATGAGACACTGCTTTGGGCCTCCCCACGCTGGTCATGCTGTTCATGATAGAAACAggacagacaacacaacacagcaccgTTAACACACTGTTATAGTAGGAGAACTAATGTCGTCCAGCCTGAAGACTAGGTTATAGGACAACCAACACAACACTGTCATCTTCTAGTTTTGACTGTTAAAACTCTACCTGCTCTACAAATGCACATAACATGCTTTGGGAAACAGATTCTATAAGCCATTGAAATGCATGTAAATATAGCAGCTGAGTCAACATTTAAACATAGACATGCAAATAGATCTGTATGCCTACCTACCCAGTAACAGTATCCCTTAAACAGACAGCAGTGTGGTTGCGTCTAACCAGAACAAGACACCATTCTCTGTTTCACCTGTCCTTCCTCTGTACTGCTGTCCCGCTGCTGACCTGTCCTCTGTACTGCTGTCCCGCTGCTGACCTGTCCTCTGTCCTGCTGTCCAGCTGCTGACCTGTCCTTCCTCTGTACTGCTGTCCCTCTGCTGACCTGTCCTCTGTCCTGCTGTCCAGCTGCTGACCTGTCCTTCCTCTGTACTGCTGTCCCTCTGCTGACCTGTCCTCTGTCCTGCTGTCCAGCTGCTGACCTGTCCTTCCTCTGTACTGCTGTCCCTCTGCTGACCTGTCCTCTGTCCTGCTGTCCCGCTGCTGACCTGTC
This genomic window from Coregonus clupeaformis isolate EN_2021a unplaced genomic scaffold, ASM2061545v1 scaf0216, whole genome shotgun sequence contains:
- the LOC121578586 gene encoding protein phosphatase 1 regulatory subunit 3D-like — protein: MTSVGRPKAVSHGVVGEEKERTSSHGNDRLKTVSPCIKGKPRAVSPCMIGGQRAVSTWRPEAMSPGVVGRDRAWSLGERQSTSGHSSLTPCQTTSKTIRVTDILDSKPEQTKAPVKIRPPSPRPPPPKEPMFSSNLSSDPPTQPIMRRRAQSLPSVHERIRDRQVRFVDSLGLELEQVKVFSKGEEPRIPPHVFSRLLMSAEMNSGRSLELSLPYFKPCFPENTGSQLGFVQRLVEQVVSLDQVLCSELGIIGTVQVLNLAFNKEVTIYYSFTNWRSSAETRACWVATLHRDQTEGPESDVFRFRLPVPPFILQPGALLEFAVCYRVMGAEYWDNNDRNNYKLSCHSYKLTVPWECEDSMVHFT